Proteins co-encoded in one Synechococcus elongatus PCC 6301 genomic window:
- a CDS encoding tetratricopeptide repeat protein, with protein MSTQDNSLAENYYQQAIEQWKSRDQKQALQFFKKAVRAKPSNAHYWYALAGTYHIQNKFRAARFCFEKSLNLNPNQDEIKIFLCEICYLLTDYKSVAYYAGQVDLSKIQNLEILYKVACSFKELGQLEKTGQVCSQILSLDDNFWQAKLLAAEILRIKGYSGEAKVLVLELIDQQPTVGKFWNELGINEVDLAHEDEALSAFSKAEQYVSGPEKLIIGSNYLFEFSSGLRTAKDILDAHLLWNKKYCKDQGGSFQSSKFNYLKSNDKKNIAYLSGDFKTHSVSYFIEGILENHSRDAFNIILLSNTQEDEKTKKFKELADIWIDLKLTNFETAAQIVKRLNIDILIELSGHTNGNKLNLLSSRLAPVQATYLGYFATTGLSTIDYWITDNVVHPAHTVELATETIFRLPRCYLAYTPPPQSPSIAESPVIKNGYITFGSFVASRKISDYSILLWSSILSEIPNSQLLIKNRSCVSPLYRSELIEKFSLCGISSQRINFNEAKLNLEDHLALYNKVDIALDTYPASGCTTTVEALWMGVPVLTRLGELMVSRNSASLLHALNLQNWIAETDEEYIDKGIKFTQSIEQLALLRQGMRERFMQSELYDSRGLTLHLEDFYLKALQEKLSANKEVRF; from the coding sequence ATGAGTACTCAGGACAACAGTTTGGCAGAAAATTATTACCAACAAGCGATCGAGCAATGGAAGTCTAGAGATCAGAAACAAGCACTTCAATTTTTTAAAAAAGCAGTGAGAGCAAAGCCAAGTAATGCTCATTATTGGTATGCACTGGCTGGAACATACCATATACAGAACAAGTTTCGTGCAGCTCGCTTTTGTTTTGAAAAGTCACTTAATTTAAATCCTAATCAAGATGAAATCAAAATTTTTCTGTGCGAAATATGTTATTTACTAACAGATTATAAATCTGTCGCTTATTATGCTGGACAAGTAGATTTGAGTAAAATTCAAAATTTAGAGATCTTATATAAAGTTGCGTGCTCTTTTAAAGAACTTGGTCAGCTGGAGAAAACTGGTCAAGTCTGCTCTCAAATTTTGTCATTAGATGATAACTTTTGGCAGGCAAAACTACTTGCTGCTGAGATACTAAGAATAAAGGGTTATTCAGGAGAAGCTAAAGTATTAGTTTTAGAATTAATAGACCAACAACCTACCGTCGGTAAATTTTGGAATGAACTCGGTATTAATGAAGTTGATCTAGCTCATGAAGATGAAGCTTTATCCGCATTTTCTAAAGCTGAGCAATACGTATCTGGACCGGAGAAACTAATTATAGGAAGTAATTATTTATTTGAATTTTCTAGTGGGCTTAGAACAGCTAAAGATATTTTAGATGCACATTTACTTTGGAATAAAAAATATTGTAAAGATCAAGGTGGAAGTTTTCAATCAAGCAAGTTCAATTATTTAAAATCAAATGATAAAAAAAACATTGCCTATCTCTCGGGTGATTTTAAAACACATTCCGTAAGTTATTTCATTGAAGGAATTTTGGAGAATCACTCACGGGATGCGTTTAATATTATCTTGCTCTCGAATACTCAAGAGGATGAAAAGACAAAAAAATTTAAGGAGTTAGCAGATATCTGGATTGACTTAAAGTTAACTAATTTTGAAACAGCTGCTCAGATTGTTAAAAGGCTAAATATTGATATTCTTATTGAGCTTTCTGGACATACAAATGGTAACAAACTGAATCTTTTAAGTTCAAGACTAGCACCGGTTCAAGCTACTTATCTTGGCTACTTTGCTACAACAGGATTATCAACAATAGATTATTGGATAACAGACAATGTTGTTCACCCTGCTCACACTGTAGAGTTAGCAACAGAAACTATTTTTCGACTACCACGGTGCTACTTGGCTTACACGCCACCACCTCAATCACCTAGTATCGCAGAGTCTCCAGTTATTAAAAATGGATATATTACATTTGGCTCTTTCGTTGCAAGTCGAAAGATTAGTGACTATTCAATCCTACTGTGGTCTTCTATCTTAAGTGAGATTCCGAATAGTCAGCTTTTAATTAAGAACCGAAGTTGCGTTAGCCCATTGTACCGCTCTGAGCTAATAGAAAAGTTTTCACTCTGTGGCATTAGTTCTCAGCGAATTAACTTCAACGAGGCTAAATTGAACTTAGAAGATCATCTTGCACTGTATAACAAGGTTGATATTGCACTTGATACCTATCCAGCGAGTGGCTGTACAACCACTGTCGAAGCACTCTGGATGGGTGTCCCAGTCTTAACTCGCCTTGGTGAATTAATGGTTAGCCGTAATAGTGCTTCTTTGCTCCATGCACTCAATCTCCAAAATTGGATTGCAGAAACAGATGAAGAATACATTGATAAGGGTATCAAATTTACTCAATCCATCGAACAGCTTGCCCTGTTAAGACAGGGTATGAGAGAGCGATTTATGCAGTCTGAACTCTATGATTCTAGGGGTCTCACCCTCCACCTAGAAGACTTTTATCTAAAAGCCTTACAGGAGAAGTTGAGCGCCAATAAAGAAGTTAGATTTTGA
- a CDS encoding type IV pilin protein, whose protein sequence is MSESLRLRYLQYLAQRKDEQGEEEKGFTLVELLVVIIIVGILAAVALPNLLAQTDKAYASEGKSAVGAALRTLSAATLDPNYVTNASCTQLGIGSSAGNFNITCGNASQVTAAGSGKAANINVTGTIGTDGKFTVIATKGSATL, encoded by the coding sequence ATGTCTGAATCGCTCCGTCTACGTTATCTGCAATATCTTGCCCAGCGTAAAGACGAACAAGGTGAAGAAGAAAAAGGTTTCACCCTTGTCGAGTTGCTGGTCGTTATCATCATCGTTGGCATCTTGGCAGCAGTTGCATTACCGAACCTGTTGGCTCAAACAGATAAAGCCTACGCCTCTGAAGGTAAATCAGCAGTCGGTGCTGCTCTTCGTACCCTTAGTGCGGCGACACTAGACCCTAACTACGTCACCAATGCGTCTTGTACACAGCTTGGTATTGGTAGCAGTGCAGGTAACTTTAACATAACTTGCGGCAATGCTAGCCAAGTAACGGCTGCTGGAAGTGGTAAAGCAGCGAATATTAACGTGACTGGCACAATCGGGACAGACGGTAAGTTTACCGTTATTGCAACCAAAGGCAGCGCAACTCTTTAA
- a CDS encoding tetratricopeptide repeat protein: MQLQQWAEQAASQQDWSTALQLIELAAWQEPDNPQILCRWGDWLAAAGQPEEAIAAYQAVLEFQPGCPQSIAAWAAVLNEQGQFAEAIALLDQASEQTADLWHQRAVALQSLGDWPQALTSCDSALQLDPTAAESQFLRSKLRLGLGDWSQGSPEYESRLLVFSELRDRLPSFGCPLWQGEDLTNKTLLIWGEQGYGDQIQFVRYLSVLHDRWPETPLLLLVSEPLVDLFRQLAIANLQVATQFTFETESAYDFHLPLLSLPERLGATADVIPLAQGYLPRSLQSEIRLQANPRQLQVGFVWQAGETSDRRYQWRQASKSVPLEQFLQLRLQVNHCQFWSLQVGPARQSLLQNWDWADCDLADRMHSFADTAAVLNQMDLLITVDTAIAHLAGALEIPTWLLLPKFADWRWSLTGSETPWYQSMRLYRQAIAGDWRSVFEQLQQDLNSRPY; this comes from the coding sequence GTGCAGTTGCAGCAGTGGGCTGAACAGGCCGCGAGTCAACAAGACTGGTCAACAGCGCTGCAACTGATTGAATTGGCCGCTTGGCAGGAACCCGACAATCCTCAGATTTTGTGCCGGTGGGGAGATTGGTTAGCAGCGGCTGGACAACCTGAAGAAGCGATCGCGGCTTATCAAGCAGTACTAGAGTTCCAGCCCGGTTGCCCTCAGTCGATCGCAGCTTGGGCGGCTGTTCTCAATGAGCAAGGTCAATTTGCTGAAGCGATCGCTCTGCTCGATCAGGCTTCAGAACAAACGGCAGACCTCTGGCATCAGCGAGCTGTTGCCTTACAGAGTTTGGGGGACTGGCCACAGGCTTTAACGAGTTGCGATAGCGCTTTGCAACTCGATCCGACAGCCGCTGAGTCGCAGTTCCTGCGCAGTAAGTTGCGGTTAGGTCTGGGCGATTGGTCGCAAGGTTCGCCAGAGTATGAGAGTCGGTTGCTGGTGTTTTCAGAGCTACGCGATCGCCTCCCCAGTTTTGGTTGCCCCCTCTGGCAAGGCGAGGATCTCACTAATAAAACGCTATTGATTTGGGGCGAACAAGGTTACGGCGATCAAATTCAGTTTGTCCGCTACTTATCTGTCTTGCACGATCGCTGGCCAGAAACACCGCTCTTATTACTCGTTAGTGAGCCATTGGTCGATTTATTCCGACAATTGGCGATCGCTAATCTACAAGTTGCTACCCAATTCACTTTTGAGACTGAATCAGCCTACGACTTTCATCTGCCACTGTTGTCATTGCCTGAACGACTCGGTGCCACGGCTGACGTAATTCCACTCGCTCAGGGATATCTGCCGCGATCGCTGCAATCTGAGATCAGACTCCAAGCCAATCCTCGTCAGCTGCAGGTTGGCTTTGTTTGGCAGGCTGGAGAGACCAGCGATCGCCGCTATCAATGGCGACAAGCTAGTAAAAGTGTGCCGCTAGAGCAATTTCTTCAGTTGCGATTGCAGGTGAATCATTGTCAGTTTTGGAGCCTGCAAGTAGGCCCGGCTCGTCAATCACTCCTCCAGAACTGGGATTGGGCAGACTGTGATCTCGCTGATCGAATGCACTCATTTGCCGATACTGCCGCTGTACTCAATCAGATGGATCTCCTGATTACAGTGGATACTGCGATCGCGCATTTGGCAGGTGCTTTGGAGATTCCGACTTGGCTGCTTCTGCCCAAATTCGCAGATTGGCGCTGGAGTCTGACTGGGTCAGAAACCCCTTGGTATCAATCAATGCGGCTCTATCGGCAGGCGATTGCTGGGGATTGGCGATCGGTCTTTGAGCAACTGCAGCAGGATTTGAATTCTAGACCCTACTAG
- a CDS encoding class I SAM-dependent methyltransferase has translation MSSLSSEALERIRAQFDYGPYPRVPLEATPKENYGALAIHDIRSAFYRRDRSLKATEGACILDVGCGSGYKTLMLALANPGAEIIGVDLSLKSVELAQERLKFQGFPEVKFYALGLDEIGQLEIAFDYINCDELLYFFDDPAAALGQMKAVLKPDGIIRANLHSKNQRIAHYRLQELFKFLGFLDGNPEAAEMEAVTELMNALQPGVLSRAAVWNLPLQLQKEEKQDELEQWLLANLLLQADKGYGVPDLRQYLETAGLEFLGMVQAPLWRLSELFGDRDQIPAFWALGIQEASLLDQAYLYDLLHPVNRLFDFWCSLQPLAPTQAWENLPLEQRLGLKVQLHPQLATSGIEQQLQEKLKLRERFSLARALHGEFLGLLTYEPLFGALIKPLFEKVLSVQELVQRFQQLQPLDYVTGELWELEAVAELVWNFLAELERDQCLFLTQA, from the coding sequence ATGTCTTCACTGTCATCTGAGGCTTTGGAACGGATCCGTGCGCAGTTTGACTATGGGCCCTATCCACGGGTGCCGTTGGAGGCAACGCCCAAGGAAAACTATGGGGCGCTGGCGATTCACGATATTCGTTCGGCTTTCTATCGGCGCGATCGCAGTCTGAAAGCAACCGAAGGCGCTTGCATTCTAGATGTGGGTTGTGGCAGCGGCTACAAGACGTTGATGCTGGCGCTAGCCAATCCAGGCGCTGAAATTATTGGGGTGGATCTATCGCTGAAGTCGGTGGAGCTAGCGCAGGAGCGACTCAAGTTTCAGGGCTTCCCCGAAGTCAAGTTCTATGCGCTGGGGCTGGATGAGATTGGTCAGCTCGAGATCGCATTTGACTATATCAATTGTGATGAGCTGCTCTATTTTTTTGATGATCCTGCAGCAGCGCTGGGGCAAATGAAAGCGGTGCTAAAGCCTGATGGGATTATTCGCGCCAATTTACACTCTAAGAATCAACGAATTGCTCATTACCGCTTACAGGAACTGTTCAAGTTTCTAGGATTTCTGGATGGCAATCCAGAGGCGGCAGAAATGGAAGCAGTGACAGAGTTAATGAATGCGCTGCAACCAGGGGTTTTGAGTCGGGCTGCGGTCTGGAACCTGCCCCTACAACTGCAAAAAGAAGAGAAACAAGATGAACTCGAACAATGGCTATTAGCAAATCTGTTGTTGCAGGCGGATAAGGGTTATGGCGTTCCAGACCTGCGGCAGTATTTGGAGACTGCGGGGCTGGAATTTTTGGGTATGGTGCAAGCCCCGCTGTGGCGGCTGAGTGAGTTGTTTGGCGATCGCGATCAAATTCCGGCGTTTTGGGCATTAGGCATCCAGGAAGCGAGTTTGCTGGATCAGGCTTATTTGTACGACCTGTTGCATCCGGTCAATCGCCTGTTTGATTTCTGGTGTAGTCTGCAGCCGTTAGCCCCTACCCAAGCTTGGGAGAATTTACCTCTAGAGCAACGGTTGGGGCTAAAGGTTCAGTTGCATCCTCAGTTGGCAACATCGGGGATTGAGCAGCAGTTGCAGGAGAAGCTGAAGTTGCGAGAGCGCTTTAGTTTGGCGCGGGCGTTGCATGGGGAGTTTTTGGGGCTGTTGACCTATGAGCCGCTGTTTGGGGCGTTGATTAAGCCCCTGTTTGAGAAGGTGCTGTCTGTGCAGGAGTTGGTACAGCGCTTCCAACAGTTGCAACCGTTGGATTATGTGACGGGTGAGCTTTGGGAGTTGGAAGCAGTAGCGGAGTTGGTTTGGAATTTCTTAGCTGAGTTAGAACGCGATCAGTGCCTGTTTCTGACTCAGGCTTGA
- a CDS encoding exostosin domain-containing protein, whose translation MAYFYLAEAGDWSFRTVWHDRFFTVLKHHPARTEKVEQADYIFLDADFALETNWPYYGSQRKAILKGDRFPTDEEILAFLFDHPVSGYGKPLVLINMNPLAQWPAIAQVLPDVVVVSHCHTLGNYRVGIDVSFPPMPLLDQHCYPSRDRSTLLSFRGANSHPVREQLQRLHQPPEIAAELIQQSYWGTLNYVDEAEGLSAEQQVYTDLIARSRFSVAPRGHDIFSYRLLEVMAGGAIPVILADDWVLPFSELLDWSEFSLSVAEDRCWELPQLLQAISTDQWQVMQQHLQQVYQHYFYSLARQVQTLWQILDQRSLHPSASEVEIEAVLLSQAERYRLKGDLEAAATYLATLPRSPARILEQARLALTQQQPKAALALLDSMVMPEAEQGEHYNLLGVAQTQLGEWDTAIAIYRQGLQAQPHHPKLRTNLCVALRQQEQWEEALALSQALLEEVPAAIDRLLLQADTLNLAGRYDQALSLYQQVVAREPERANAQLAIAEILLRQGKAEGWDIYEARFAAEPSLAALAAHYPQPRWQGVELGQRSLLVWGEQGYGDQIQFSRYLWVLRDRYPQARIQFQTDAVLVPLFAEPLASLGIKVIPAQITEELFDFQVPLLSLPRLVWPSLKDIPYREGWLPCPLPPPREDQNHKFRVGIVWLAGQRAGIQKSATADRRSCSLEAMLELVRESMQRSDLEVVSLQLGYEGRLPEGIQDWSNRLVDFSATARVLMELDLLVTVDTAIVHLAGAMGTPAKVLLAYPPDWRWQQNLELTWYSSIELCYFAHLLSSF comes from the coding sequence ATGGCTTATTTTTATCTAGCTGAAGCTGGGGATTGGTCATTTCGAACGGTTTGGCACGATCGCTTCTTTACTGTTCTCAAACATCATCCGGCACGGACTGAAAAGGTTGAGCAGGCAGACTATATTTTTCTGGATGCAGATTTTGCCCTAGAGACCAACTGGCCGTATTACGGATCGCAACGTAAGGCGATTTTAAAGGGCGATCGCTTTCCAACAGATGAAGAAATTTTAGCGTTTCTGTTTGATCATCCGGTCAGTGGCTATGGCAAGCCCTTGGTGCTAATCAATATGAATCCATTGGCACAGTGGCCAGCGATCGCACAGGTATTGCCGGATGTGGTGGTGGTGAGTCATTGCCATACACTGGGAAACTATCGCGTTGGCATTGATGTGAGTTTTCCTCCGATGCCACTCTTAGATCAGCATTGCTATCCAAGCCGAGATCGCTCAACTTTACTCAGTTTTCGGGGAGCTAATAGTCATCCGGTGCGGGAGCAATTACAACGGCTTCATCAGCCACCCGAGATTGCAGCTGAGCTGATCCAGCAAAGCTATTGGGGGACGTTGAATTATGTGGATGAGGCTGAGGGACTAAGCGCTGAGCAACAAGTCTATACAGATTTAATTGCCCGATCGCGCTTTTCTGTAGCTCCACGTGGCCATGATATTTTTTCCTATCGCTTGCTAGAGGTGATGGCAGGCGGGGCGATTCCGGTCATTTTGGCTGATGATTGGGTGCTACCGTTTTCGGAGTTGCTGGATTGGTCAGAGTTTTCGCTATCTGTTGCTGAAGATCGCTGTTGGGAATTACCGCAGCTCCTTCAAGCGATTTCAACGGATCAATGGCAGGTGATGCAGCAGCATTTGCAACAGGTTTATCAGCACTATTTCTATTCTTTGGCACGACAGGTGCAGACGCTGTGGCAAATCTTGGATCAGCGATCGCTTCATCCTTCTGCGTCAGAGGTAGAGATTGAGGCGGTGTTGTTGTCTCAGGCGGAACGGTATCGACTTAAGGGAGATCTGGAAGCAGCCGCAACTTATTTGGCAACACTGCCCCGGTCGCCAGCTCGGATTTTAGAGCAAGCACGCTTAGCGTTGACGCAACAGCAACCCAAAGCAGCATTGGCCTTACTGGATTCCATGGTGATGCCGGAGGCAGAGCAGGGAGAGCATTACAACTTGCTGGGGGTGGCGCAAACGCAACTCGGGGAATGGGATACGGCGATCGCAATCTATCGACAGGGATTGCAGGCACAGCCCCACCATCCAAAATTGCGCACCAATCTTTGTGTGGCGTTGCGGCAGCAGGAACAGTGGGAAGAGGCATTAGCTCTTAGTCAAGCACTACTAGAAGAGGTACCGGCAGCGATCGATCGCCTACTGCTACAAGCTGATACGCTCAATTTGGCAGGTCGGTATGATCAGGCGCTATCGCTATATCAGCAGGTGGTGGCGCGAGAACCAGAACGAGCAAATGCTCAGCTGGCGATCGCAGAAATTTTGTTGCGGCAGGGCAAGGCAGAAGGTTGGGATATCTATGAAGCTCGCTTTGCTGCGGAGCCGAGTTTGGCAGCGTTGGCGGCGCATTATCCGCAACCACGATGGCAGGGGGTAGAGCTGGGTCAGCGATCGCTATTGGTGTGGGGAGAGCAGGGCTATGGCGATCAAATTCAGTTCAGTCGCTACTTGTGGGTGCTGCGCGATCGCTATCCGCAGGCTCGTATTCAGTTCCAGACGGATGCGGTACTAGTGCCGTTGTTTGCGGAGCCGCTGGCAAGTTTGGGCATTAAGGTGATTCCGGCACAGATAACGGAAGAATTATTTGATTTTCAGGTGCCGTTGCTGTCGTTGCCTCGGTTGGTGTGGCCGAGCTTAAAAGATATTCCCTATCGCGAGGGTTGGTTGCCTTGTCCGTTGCCACCGCCTCGTGAGGATCAAAACCACAAGTTTCGGGTTGGAATTGTTTGGCTGGCGGGTCAGCGGGCAGGAATACAAAAGAGTGCGACAGCGGATCGGCGCAGCTGTTCGCTAGAAGCAATGTTGGAGCTGGTGCGAGAAAGTATGCAGAGGTCAGATCTGGAAGTGGTGAGTCTGCAGTTGGGGTATGAGGGTAGGTTACCGGAAGGGATTCAGGATTGGAGCAATCGCTTGGTGGATTTTTCAGCAACGGCTCGGGTGTTGATGGAATTGGATCTACTGGTGACGGTGGATACTGCGATCGTGCATTTGGCAGGGGCAATGGGAACACCAGCAAAAGTTCTTCTTGCTTACCCACCAGATTGGAGATGGCAGCAAAACTTGGAATTAACTTGGTACTCTTCTATAGAGCTTTGTTACTTTGCCCATCTGCTTTCAAGTTTTTAG
- a CDS encoding class I SAM-dependent methyltransferase, protein MRLHIGGREKHPDWKIFDALERPEVNFVGNAADLSQFADDSIEAIYASHVLEHFHHSLGNELVSVLLEWRRVLLPNGKLYISVPDLQTLSWLFLSPMAGFQHRLQIMRMMFGGQVDQYDVHKVGFDCEILFTYLQAAKFSDYERVENFELFQDCSNLVFLGYPISLNVVAVK, encoded by the coding sequence ATGAGATTACATATTGGTGGAAGAGAAAAGCATCCGGATTGGAAAATTTTTGATGCTCTAGAACGACCAGAAGTTAACTTTGTTGGTAATGCAGCTGATTTAAGCCAGTTTGCAGATGACTCGATCGAAGCAATTTATGCAAGCCATGTGCTAGAGCATTTTCATCATTCACTAGGAAATGAGCTAGTTTCAGTCTTGCTAGAGTGGAGACGGGTCCTACTACCAAATGGAAAGCTATATATTAGCGTACCAGATTTACAGACCTTAAGTTGGCTCTTTTTAAGCCCAATGGCCGGATTTCAGCACCGCCTACAGATTATGCGGATGATGTTTGGAGGACAGGTTGATCAATATGATGTTCATAAAGTTGGGTTTGACTGCGAGATTCTATTTACATATCTGCAAGCAGCTAAGTTTTCGGACTATGAGCGAGTTGAGAACTTTGAACTCTTCCAAGATTGTAGTAATTTAGTATTTTTGGGGTACCCAATTAGCCTTAACGTCGTTGCAGTTAAATGA
- a CDS encoding type IV pilin protein encodes MSDSLRLRYLQYLAQRKDEQGEEEKGFTLVELLVVIIIVGILAAVALPNLLAQTDKAYASEGKSAVGAALRTLSAATLDPNYVTNASCTQLGIGSSAGNFNITCGNASQVTAAGSGKAANINVTGTIGTDGKFTVIATKGSATL; translated from the coding sequence ATGTCTGACTCCCTCCGTCTTCGTTATCTACAATATCTTGCCCAGCGTAAAGACGAACAAGGTGAAGAAGAAAAAGGTTTTACCCTTGTCGAGTTGCTGGTCGTTATCATTATCGTTGGCATCTTGGCAGCAGTTGCATTACCGAACCTGTTGGCTCAAACAGATAAAGCCTATGCCTCTGAAGGCAAATCAGCAGTCGGTGCTGCTCTTCGTACCCTTAGTGCGGCGACACTAGATCCTAACTACGTCACCAATGCGTCTTGTACACAGCTTGGTATTGGTAGCAGTGCAGGTAACTTTAACATAACTTGCGGCAATGCTAGCCAAGTAACGGCTGCTGGAAGTGGTAAAGCAGCGAATATTAACGTGACTGGCACAATCGGGACAGACGGTAAATTTACCGTTATTGCAACCAAAGGCAGCGCAACTCTTTAA
- a CDS encoding glycosyltransferase, whose amino-acid sequence MALLWLRPHWASPDQKAVLQISAALQQVTQETASLLIDTAGTEEEQVNTALIEAAWAASENGVNIEEIACHGTDCQTGLLGALLERNQSCLQTVKQNTDLQRIPEPLATQLINCLHQFPQHWQPSAQSLAVIVPTYNCASKIEQTLKSIEASIQFFQDNLPFSSLYNIEVIIVDDASTDNTVAVIQAYINNKTHFQLVCHRFNRGAGIARNTGVNFSQGEVLFFCDGDDLFLEKHLLLGVLALEISLDEPQILDRLFEYAGISLDQDVTKFIRNINGHPPYGFVSLGVKVDEEILPEWHQRIIDSLPINLVVRRSVFQFVEGFPSQLVYKRLRCTEDIALRDCLYRFCNGVQIDVETVQYQRYPNNSLDRQLRKFQSPLAEAANLENNNSDDLQLESNLRLTKINFLLNKIRFAENSVKNFITLFEKDQTNILNNVQPDSDLERVISNCNKKKQRGIAFDWLISTYTGWGVFGTNFILQIYRQKGSWFPICLKSPYLNVQDFHPLVDPQVLDLPVLDPENDNYVLKRLNQGLNQKLLILQAMMNDFQSREYEFPFTHRAGLIFMEDTYITPSGKERANRLPVIISGSTWCNDLVAAHYQGNAYGIPQGVDPTLFQPSQAAGYFGDRFVIFSGGKLEYRKGQDIVVKAFKHFQQQHPEALLLCNWSTALPQYMNGLQHAGYVEGLPKTEGDLRSNISQWLIENGLPEDSFYCLGFTPNIQMPHVFREAHAAIFPNRAEGGTNLVAMEAIACGIPTLLSKNTGHLDLIHLFGIDALETQNPVKPYYPYVGTEGWGQSDPEEVVAWLEKVYQNYQEQKTKALSHSVSIHQTMSWEIQIKKMMGAIAHHIKI is encoded by the coding sequence ATGGCTCTTCTTTGGCTCCGTCCGCATTGGGCTTCTCCTGATCAAAAAGCAGTCCTGCAAATCAGTGCAGCACTGCAACAAGTCACTCAGGAAACAGCCAGTCTGTTGATTGATACGGCAGGTACTGAGGAAGAACAAGTCAACACAGCGCTGATTGAAGCGGCTTGGGCAGCCAGCGAAAATGGCGTTAATATTGAAGAAATTGCCTGCCATGGCACAGATTGTCAGACTGGGTTGCTCGGTGCGTTGCTAGAGCGCAATCAATCTTGTTTGCAGACTGTAAAGCAGAATACTGATTTACAGCGTATCCCTGAACCATTAGCAACCCAGCTAATCAATTGCCTACACCAGTTTCCACAACATTGGCAACCTTCAGCCCAGTCGCTAGCTGTCATTGTTCCAACCTATAATTGTGCTTCTAAAATTGAGCAGACATTAAAAAGTATTGAAGCGTCGATTCAATTTTTCCAAGATAATTTGCCTTTCTCTAGCTTGTATAACATAGAAGTCATCATTGTTGATGATGCTTCGACGGATAACACGGTTGCTGTTATTCAAGCTTACATTAACAACAAAACTCATTTTCAGCTTGTTTGTCATCGCTTCAATCGGGGAGCTGGCATCGCACGAAACACTGGCGTCAATTTTAGCCAAGGTGAAGTTCTCTTTTTCTGCGATGGGGATGATCTCTTCTTAGAAAAACATCTCCTTCTAGGCGTGCTAGCCTTGGAGATTTCACTCGACGAGCCTCAGATTTTAGATCGGCTGTTTGAATATGCGGGCATTTCACTCGATCAAGACGTTACCAAGTTCATCCGAAATATTAATGGTCATCCGCCCTATGGCTTTGTAAGCTTAGGGGTCAAGGTAGACGAAGAGATATTGCCAGAGTGGCATCAGCGAATCATAGACTCTTTACCAATCAATTTAGTAGTTAGAAGATCAGTCTTTCAGTTTGTTGAGGGATTTCCTTCTCAGTTAGTTTATAAACGGCTCAGATGTACAGAGGATATTGCACTGAGAGATTGTCTTTATCGATTTTGCAATGGTGTTCAAATTGATGTTGAAACAGTACAATACCAGCGCTATCCGAACAATAGTTTAGACCGACAACTGCGCAAGTTTCAAAGTCCACTTGCAGAAGCTGCCAATTTAGAAAACAATAACTCAGATGACTTACAGCTTGAAAGTAATCTGAGACTAACCAAAATTAATTTCTTGTTAAATAAGATTCGGTTTGCTGAAAATTCTGTCAAGAACTTTATTACTCTTTTTGAAAAAGATCAGACAAATATCCTCAATAATGTTCAGCCAGATTCTGATTTAGAGAGAGTTATAAGTAACTGTAACAAGAAGAAACAAAGAGGAATCGCGTTTGATTGGCTAATCTCAACTTATACGGGCTGGGGAGTCTTCGGAACTAATTTTATCCTTCAGATTTATCGTCAAAAGGGGTCATGGTTTCCTATTTGTCTCAAAAGTCCTTACTTAAATGTCCAAGATTTCCATCCACTAGTTGATCCACAAGTTTTAGATCTCCCAGTTTTAGATCCTGAGAATGATAATTATGTACTAAAGCGACTCAATCAGGGACTTAATCAGAAATTGCTGATCTTGCAGGCAATGATGAATGATTTCCAGTCTAGGGAGTATGAATTTCCCTTTACTCATAGGGCTGGCTTAATTTTTATGGAAGACACGTATATAACACCCTCAGGAAAAGAGAGAGCTAACCGTTTGCCTGTGATTATCTCTGGTTCAACATGGTGTAATGATCTAGTCGCTGCACATTATCAAGGCAATGCCTATGGTATTCCTCAAGGTGTAGACCCTACGCTCTTTCAGCCAAGTCAAGCAGCTGGCTATTTTGGCGATCGGTTTGTCATCTTTTCAGGCGGCAAACTAGAGTATCGCAAAGGACAGGATATTGTTGTTAAAGCTTTTAAACACTTCCAACAACAGCACCCAGAGGCTTTATTGCTTTGTAATTGGAGTACTGCATTGCCTCAATATATGAATGGCCTTCAACATGCTGGCTATGTAGAGGGCTTACCCAAAACAGAAGGTGACCTCAGATCAAACATTAGTCAATGGCTGATTGAGAATGGCTTGCCAGAAGATTCTTTTTACTGCTTAGGCTTTACACCCAATATTCAAATGCCCCATGTCTTTCGAGAAGCCCATGCTGCCATCTTCCCGAATCGGGCAGAGGGTGGAACCAACTTAGTGGCGATGGAGGCGATCGCCTGTGGAATCCCAACCTTACTCTCCAAAAATACAGGTCATCTAGACCTCATCCACTTATTTGGGATTGACGCTCTGGAAACTCAAAACCCTGTCAAACCTTACTATCCCTATGTTGGCACGGAAGGTTGGGGACAATCTGACCCAGAAGAAGTAGTTGCATGGTTAGAGAAGGTTTATCAGAATTACCAAGAACAGAAAACTAAAGCATTAAGCCACTCTGTTTCCATACACCAAACAATGTCTTGGGAAATACAAATCAAAAAAATGATGGGTGCGATTGCTCATCATATCAAAATCTAA